TGCACAGCGGCGTCGAACTGCGGGTGGTGAACCGGCACGAGGAAGTCACGGAGAACCTGCCCGGCGGCACCGCCAGGCTGGCGCAGGGCAAGATCATCATCCGCTAGCCGTCTCCGCTGGCGCACGATCTTCCGGGATGGCAACGCACAGCGCACGGCGCGGCGCCGGCGAAAAACTATAATTGCGGGGATGACCGTCAAGCCCCAGATACCCTCTCGGCGCGGCCGGGCCGCGCCCGGGCCCGACGCCTCGCCACCGCAGCCTTCCACGCCTTCGTCTGCCGTCCCGCTCCGCTCCATACCAGCGATCCGTTATCCCGAGGATCTGCCGGTCAGCGCGCGGCGGGAAGAGATCGCGCGCGCCATCGCGGCGCATCAGGTCGTCATCGTCAGCGGCGAGACGGGCTCCGGCAAGACCACGCAGTTGCCGAAAATATGCCTCGAGCTGGGACGCGGCCGCACCCGCATGATCGGCCATACGCAGCCTCGCCGGCTGGCGGCGACCTCGGTGGCCCGCCGCATCGCCGAAGAACTCGATACGCCGTTGGGCGAGGTGGTCGGATACCAGGTGCGCTTCAACGACCGCACGGGGCCCAATGCCGCGATCAAGCTCATGACCGACGGCATCCTGCTGGCCGAAACCCAGCGCGACCCGCTGCTCAAACGCTATGACACCATCATCATCGACGAGGCGCATGAGCGCAGCCTGAATATCGACTTCCTGCTGGGCTACCTGAAGCGCGTGCTGCCGCGGCGGCCGGACCTGAAGGTCATCATTACGTCGGCCACGATCGACGCGGAACGTTTCGCGCGGCATTTCGCGGACTCGCCCGAACGGCCGGCGCCGGTCATCGAAGTGTCCGGACGCCTGTATCCGGTGGAGATCCGCTACCGGCCGATTCGCGCCGAGGAAGGGGAAGACGCGGATACGTCGTCCGGGGCGGCGCGCGAGCGCGGGCGTGACGAAGAGCGCGACCTGGTCGATGCCATCGTCGATGCGGTTGACGAGTGCGCCCGGCATGGCCCGGGCGATATTCTGGTTTTTCTGCCCGGCGAGCGCGAAATCCGCGAAGCCGCCGAGGCGCTGCGCAAGCGGCATCCCGTGGCCACGGAAATCCTGGCGTTGTACGCCCGGCTGTCACAGGCGGAGCAGGAGCAGATCTTCCGGCCGCGCGGCAATGCGCGGCGTGTGGTGCTGGCGACCAACGTCGCGGAAACCTCGCTGACGGTGCCCGGCATACGCTTCGTCGTGGACAGCGGCCTGGCGCGCGTCAAACGCTATTCCTGGCGCAACAAGGTCGAACAGCTTCGCATCGAGCCGGTGAGCCGCGCGTCGGCCAACCAGCGTGCGGGCCGTTGCGGCCGGGTGGGGCCGGGCGTGTGCATACGCCTGTATGACGAAGCGGATTTCAATGCGCGGCCGCCGTTCACGGATCCGGAAGTGCTTCGCAGCTCGCTCGCGTCCGTCATCCTGCGGATGAAGTCGCTCAAGCTGGACGACATCGAGGATTTTCCCTTCGTCGAGGCGCCGCCCGGACGCGCCATCGCCGACGGCTATCACCTTTTGCAGGAGCTCGGCGCGATCGAACCGGCGTCGCGTCCCGCCCGCGGCGACGACGCCGACGGCGACGCGCCTGGCCCGGCCTATGTCCTGACCCGCACCGGGCAGGAGCTGGCGCGCCTTCCCCTGGATCCCCGGATCGGCCGCATGATCCTGGCTGCGCGCGAACAGCAGTGCCTGGCGGAAATGCTGATCATCGCGTCGGCGCTGTCGATCCAGGATCCGCGCGACCGCCCCATGCAGGAAAGGGAGGCGGCGGAAAACGCGCACGCGAAATTCGCCGACGACAAATCCGAGTTCCTGTCGTTCATCAAACTTTGGCGCTGGTACGGCGAGCAGGTGCAGCACAAGGCTTCCCAACGCAAGCTCGTGAATCTGCTGCGGCAGAACTTCCTGTCGCCGCTGCGTTTGCGCGAATGGCATGACGTGCATTCGCAGCTTGCCTCGGTGGTGGGCGAGCAGGGCTGGCGCGTGAACCAGGCCGAGGCCACCTATGAACAGATCCACATGGCGCTGCTCACGGGTCTGCTCGGAAACATCGGCTACAAGAGCGATGACGGCGCCCATTACCAGGGCGCGCGCGACATCCGCTTTCACATCCATCCCGGATCGCGCCTGGCGAAGAAGGCAGGCCGGTGGATCGTCGCGGCAGAACTCGTGGAAACGACCCGTCTGTATGCGCGCTGCGTGGCCCGCATCGAGCCCGTGTGGATCGAACGCGTGGCGCCCCATCTGCTGCGGCGCAGCTGGTCCGATCCCCGCTGGGAGAAAAAGGCCGGACAGGTGGTCGCCAACGAGCGCGCCATGTTGTATGGACTCGTCATCTATTCGGGCCGGCGGGTGCATTACGGCCGCATCGATCCGGAGCGCGCACGTGAAATCTTCATACGCGAAGCGCTGGTTCCCGGCGACATTGACACGCGGCTGCCGTTCGTCGCGCAGAACCGCCGCCTGATCGCCGAGATCGAGAAGCTTGAGCATCGCGCGCGGCGTCCGGACATTCTGGTGGACGACACGCTTATCCAGGCGTTCTACGATCGCCAGATTCCGGCCGGCATGAGCCAGACCGCCACGCTCGAAAAGTGGTACGCCGGCCTGGACAAACTGGCCGCGCAGGCGCTGCTGCTTACGCGCGAAGATCTGATGCGGCACGAGGCGGCGGGCATCACCACGGACGTCTTTCCGAAGAAAGTGGAATGGCAGGGCGTGGAAATGGCCCTGGACTATCACTTCGAGCCCGGCTCTGCGCGCGACGGCGTGACGTTGTCCGTGCCGCTGTTCGCCTTGAACCAGATCGACGCCCAGCGCTGCGAGTGGCTGGTGCCAGGGATGCTGAAGGAGAAAGTCCACCTGCTGCTGAAGTCCCTGCCGCAGAAGATCCGGCGCCATTGCGTGCCCTTGCCCGACTACGCGGCCGGCTTCTACGAGCGCTGGTTCGACAGGCTGGGCGACCCGCAGCAGGGCTTGCTCGACGCGCTGGCGCAGGACATGTGGGAACAGGTGAAGGTGCGGCCCGCGCCGGCGGACTTCAAGCTGGAGACACTGCCGGCCCACCTCTTCATGAATTTCCGCGTCATCGACGAACACGGGCGCATGCTTGGGGCGGGCCGCAACCTGGCGCAGTTGAAAGCCGAGTTTGGCCGCCAGGCGCAGGCCGATTTCCAGCAGCTTGCCGCGCGCGACACCCAGGTGGCGCAGGCCCTGGCTCAGGATGGATTGACCTCCTGGTCCTTCGGCGAGCTGCCGGAGATCATGGAGATCCGCCGCAAGGGGCAGTCCGTGATCGGCTATCCCGCCCTGGTCGATCGCGGCGACCACTGCGATCTTGACGTGTTCGATGATCCCGAGGAAGCGAAGAGGCACCATCGGGCCGGCCTGCTCAGGTTGTTCCGCCTGGGACTGCGCGAGCAGGTCAAGTACCTGGAAAAGAACCTGCCCGACCTTACGCGGATGAGCATGCTCTTCATGCCGCTCGGCACGCAAGAGGCCCTGCGCGACCAGATCCTGGACTGTGCGCTGGCGCGGGCCTGCCTGGCCGAACCCTGGCCGGTGAACCAGGAGCAGTTCGAGGCGCGGCGGCTGGAAGGCAAGGGCAGACTGGGCCTGCTGGCGCAGGAAGTCGCGCGCCTGGCGGGCGCCGTGCTCACGGAATGGGCCGCGGTGCAGCGCAAACTGCCGCAGGCCAAGCCGCATGCCGCGGCCTACGCTGACCTGCAGCAGCAGGTGGGCGCGCTGGTCCCGCCGACTTTCCTGCGCGACACGCCGCACGCCCAGCTGGCGCATTTTCCGCGCTATCTCAAGGCAGCGGTGGCGCGCATCGACAAGCTTCGGGCCGATCCCGCGCGCGACCAGCGCCTGATGGCCGAAATGGCGCCCTTGCTCACGCAATACCAGCGCGCCCGGGCTGCGCTGAAAGGCGCGCCCGATCCGCGTCTGGACGAGTTCCGATGGATGCTGGAAGAACTGCGCGTCGCCCTGTTCGCACAGGAGCTGCGCACGCCGATGCCGGTTTCGGTCAAGCGGCTGCAAAAGGCGTGGGAGTCGATGCGGCGCTGAGCGCCGCGATTCCGCGCTTCCGGACCTGCATGCGCGCCCGCCGGTCAAAAGAGGACAGTGCTGCCGGCGTTCCGGTCGGGCCCGTCCGGCGATCCGTCAGATCCAGACGAACGCGCCGATCACCAGCACCACCAGGCCCCATTTCACCGCCTTGTACAGCGGCTTGTTCCAGGCCTTGAAGCGCTTGCGCGCCTGGTCCAGGCGGTAGTGGGCGTGGGTCAGCCGATTGATGGCGCCGGTCTGATCGTTCGCATCGTTGGGCGAACTCGCCGCGGACATTACCACGCGGCCGAACCAGCGATTGAAAGCCTCCGCCCAGCGCCACCGCAGCGGCCGTTCGACGTCGCAGAACAGGATGATTCGGTTGCGGCCGGACTGGTTGTGCGCTTCGTGGATATAGGTTTCGTCGAACACCACGCCTTCGCCGTCGCGCCAGCTGTATCGTTCGCCGTCCACCACGATATAGCAGCGATCGTCATTGGGCGTCGCCAGCCCCAGGTGATAGCGGAGCGAGCCCGAGAAGGGGTCGCGGTGAGGATTCAGTTTGCCGCCGTCGGGCAGCTCGGCGAACATCGCTGCCTTGACCTTGGGCAGGCTCTTCAGCAAGGCGACCGTGCGCGGGCACAGGGCTTCCGCGGAAGGATGGCGGGCGTCGTACCACTTCAGGTAGAAGCGCTTCCAGCCGTACTTGAAAAAGGAATTGAACCCGATATCGTCATGCCGCTCGGCCGCCTTGATGCGGCGCAGCTCTGCCATGTGCAGCGCCTCGTCACGGATGATCTCCCAGTTGTCCTGCAGGACCTGCAGTTCCGGGATCTCGCGAGTCGATATATAGGGCGTGGTCGGCACCCGCGAGGCGAGAACCATGAAAGCGTTTACCGGCGCTAGCAGCACGGAATGGTCGAGGAAAACGCGGGACCAGGCCAGCCGCACGCGGCCGCGGTAATGCCCATACAGGATGGCGGCCAGCCACAGGCCAGGGATCAGCCATTTCATAGCGAGAGACAGAAAGTCGGATCAACCGCATATTCTTGCACAGCCGGGGCGCGGCCGGGGCGGCCGATGCGTTGGGCGATGCCGCGGCGGGGAGTCGGCTGAGTACAATCGCGCCATGTCAGAAGAAGCCGTCGTAGCCCCGTCCCCGTTTGTCCATCTGCGCGTCCATTCCGAGTTCTCGGTGGTGGACGGGCTGGTTCGTATTCCCGATCTGGTCAAGCGCGCCGCCAAGCTTGGCCAGCCCGCGGTTGCGCTTACCGACCTGTGCAATCTGTTCGGGCTCATCAAGTTCTACAAGGCCGCGCGCGGCGCAGGCATCAAGCCGATAGCCGGCTGCGACGTCTGGATCACCAACGACGACGATCGCGAAAAGCCGCATCGCCTGCTCGTGCTGGTGCGCAACCGGCAGGGCTATCTGGATCTTTGCGACCTGCTGACTCGGGCCTGGCTGAACAACCAGCACAAGGGCCGGGCGGAGGTGCGGCGCGAATGGCTGCAGCGGGCGCAAGGGCTGATCGTGCTTTCCGGCGGCCGCGCCGGCGACGTCGGCCAGGCGCTGGAAGCGGGCAATGCGGCCCAGGCCCAGGCGCTGGCGCGCCAATGGGCCGCGGCATTTCCCAACGCCTATTACATCGAACTGCAGCGCGCCGGTTTCGATGGCGACGAGGCCTACGTGCAGGCCGCCTTGCGGCTGGCCGGCGAATGCGGTTTACCGGTGGTCGCCACGCACCCCGTGCAGTTCCTGGACAAACATGAATTCCAGGCTCACGAAGCCCGGGTATGCATCGCCGAAGGCGAGATCCTCGCCAATCCGCGGCGCGTGCGGCGCTTCAACGAAGACCAGTACCTGCTGGACAGCCAGGAAATGGCGCGCCGCTTCGCCGACGTGCCTTCCGCGCTGGAAAACACCGTCGAGATCGCCCGGCGCTGCAACCTGACACTGGTGCTGGGCAAGCCCCGGCTGCCCAATTTCCCGACGCCGGAAGGCGTCACGCTGGACGACTATCTGGTCCAACTGTCGGAAGAGGGCCTGGAAAAGCGGCTGAAGTTTCTCTTTCCCGACGAAGCGGAACGCGCCGCCAAGCGCGACATGTATTTCGAGCGCCTGCGGTGGGAGTGCAAGACCATCATCCAGATGGGCTTTCCCGGCTACTTCCTGATCGTGCAGGACTTCATCAACTGGGGCAAGAACAACGGCGTGCCGGTGGGGCCGGGCCGGGGTTCGGGCGCGGGCTCGCTGGTGGCCTACGCCCTGGGCATTACCGATCTCGATCCGATCCGCTACGACCTGCTCTTCGAACGGTTCCTCAATCCGGAGCGGGTTTCCATGCCCGACTTCGATATCGATTTCTGCCAGGACAACCGCGAACGGGTCATCGACTACGTCAAGTCCAAGTACGGCCGCGAGGCGGTCAGCCAGATCGCGACCTTCGGCACCCTGGGCGCCAAGGCCGTCGTGCGCGACGCAGGGCGCGTCCTGGACATGCCTTATACCTTCTGCGATGGTCTCTCCAAGCTGATCCCCTTCAACCCGGCCGATCCCTGGACCTTGGAGCGCACGCTCAAGGAGGAGCCGGCCTTCCGGGAACGCTACGAGCAGGAAGAGGAAGTGCGCGGTCTGGTCGACCTGGCCAAGCCGCTGGAAGGCCTGACGCGCAGCATCGGCATGCACGCGGGGGGCGTGCTGATCGCGCCCGGCAAGCTCACCGATTTCTGCCCGCTCTATTGCCAGCCGGGCCAGGAAAACAGCGCGGTATCGCAGTTCGACAAGGACGACGTCGAGGCCGCCGGCCTGGTCAAGTTCGACTTCCTGGGCCTGCGCAACCTCACGATCCTGGACTGGGCCGTGCGGTACGTGCGCCAGTTCAACGAAGACAAGCGCGACTTCGACATCATGGCCGTGCCGCTGGACGACCCCGCGGCGTACAAGGTCCTGACCGACGCCAACACCACCGCCGTGTTCCAGCTGGAATCGCGCGGCATGAAAGAGCTGCTGAAAAAGCTGCGGCCCAGCACCTTCGAAGACATCATCGCCATGCTGGCGCTCTACCGCCCCGGCCCGCTGGAATCGGGCATGGTGGATGACTTCGTCAACCGCAAGCACGGACGCGCGCCGGTCGACTATTTCCATCCCGACCTGGAAGGCACCCTCAAGAGCACGTACGGCGTCATCGTGTATCAAGAGCAGGTGATGCTGATCTCGCAGATCATCGGCGGCTATTCGCTGGGCGGCGCCGACCTGCTGCGGCGCGCCATGGGCAAGAAAAAGCCCGAGGAAATGGCGAAGCACCGCGAACTGTTCCAGAAGGGTGCGCAGGAAAAAGGCCACGATCCCAACCTGGCGGTCAAGCTCTTCGACCTGATGGAGAAATTCGCGGGCTACGGCTTCAACAAGTCGCACTCCGCCGCCTATGCGCTGATCGCCTACCAGACCGCCTGGCTCAAGGCATACCATCCCGCCGAATTCCTGGCCGCGACGCTGTCTTCCGATATGGACGACACCGACAAGGTGCAGACGTTCTGGCGCGACGCGGTGGAAAACGGCGTTGAAGTCCTGCCGCCGGACGTCAACGCGTCGAATTACCGTTTCGAACCGGTCGCCGATGCGCGCACCGCCAAGGGTTTGCCGCCGCGCACCATGCGTTACGGCCTGGGCGCGGTGAAAGGCACGGGCCAGAGCGCGGTCGAGGAAATCATCCGCGCGCGCAACGAGGGCGGGCCGTTCAAGGACCTGTTCGATTTCTGCCGGCGCGTGGACAAGCACACCGTCAATCGCCGCACCATCGAAGCCCTGATCAAGGCGGGCGCCTTCGACAGCATCGAGCCGAACCGCGCGGCCCTGCTGGCGTCGGTGCCGACCGCCATGGAGGCGGCCGAACAGGCTGCGCGCAGCGCGAACCAGGTATCGCTGTTCGGCGACGACGGCAGCGACGTGGTGGCAAGCGAGTTGGCCAAGGTGCCGCCCTGGAACCTGCACACCAAGCTGACGGAAGAGAAGTCTGCGCTGGGTTTTTATTTCAGCGGACACCTGTTCGACGCGTGGCGCGACGAGGTCCGCCGCATCGTGCCGATGACGCTTGCCCGGCTCGAGCCGCAGCGCGAGCCGCAGTGGATGTGCGGCGTACTGTCCGGCGTGCGCGCAATGATGACCCGGCGCGGCAAGATGGTTTTCGCCGTCCTGGACGACGGCACCGCGCAGGTCGAAATCTCCATCTTCAACGAGCTTTACGAAAAGCACCGCAATCGCCTGCGCGAGGACCAGCTGCTGATCGTGCACGGCAAGGTCAGCAACGACGAGTATTCCGGCGGCATGCGCATCGTGGCCGAGAACCTGTTCGACCTGCAGCTTGCCCGCGAGGCGCGCGCCCGCGCGTTGCGGATCCGCCTGAACGGCAACGCCGACGCGGCCCACCTGCGCAAGCTGCTCAACCCCTATCGCGCCGAGCCGGAGAACGGCGTGCCCGGCACGCCGGTGGAAGTGGTGTACACCCGCGATAACTTCCTGTGCACCGTGCGCCTTGGCGAAGACTGGCGCGTGCGGATGGCGGACGCGCTGCTGGAACGGCTCAACGAATGGACACGCCCGGAAGGCGTGGAGATCGCATACTGATGAAACCCCTACGCATCGTGCATTCGGAGGCCGCGGTGGCCTTCGGCGGCCAGGAGCACCGCATCTTCAAGGAAATGATCGCCATGCGGGCGCGCGGCCATCACATGGAAGCCATCTGCCAGTCGCGGGCCCAGCTGGTCAAGCGCCTGACCGACGAGGGGTTCAAGGTTCACCAGGTCGATATGGACGGTGTGGCCAACTACTTCAAGGGCATTGCGAAGATCCGCCGCATCCTGAAAGCCGGCCGCTTTGACGTGCTGAACACCCACAGCCGGCGCGACACCGTCATCGCCGCGCCCGCGGCCCGCATGGCGGGCACGCCGCTGATCGTGCGCACGCGCCACCTGGCGAGCAAGGTGGGGTCCATGTGGTCTTACACCATCCTGCCGCACCGCGTGACGACCGTCAGCGATCACGTGCGCGAGTACCTCATTACCCGCGGCGTGCCGCGCGACGCTGTCGCCACGCTGTATTCGCCCATCGTGCCGCCGCCGCCCATCGAGCGCTCGACGCTGCGCGACGAGCTGGGGCTGTCCGATACGGACATCGTGGTCGGTTGCGTGGCCGTCATGCGGCCCATGAAGGGGCACATCGACCTGATCGACGCCATGGTGCCGCTCATGCAGACCCGGCCCAACCTGCATCTGGTTTTCGTGGGCAGCGGGTCGCCGACTTTCGAGCGGGTGCAGGCCTATATCGCCGAGCTGGGCCTGCAGTCGCGTATCCACCTGATGGGTACGCGCCGCGACGTGCCGAATCTGCTGGCCGGCTTCGACCTGTTTGCATTGGCGACCCTGCAGGAGGCGTCCGGAACCGTTTACGTCGAGGCCCAGGCCAGCGGCCTGCCGGTGGTCGGCACCAACGTGGGCGGCGTCTCGGAGATGTTCCGCGACGGCATCAGCGGCATCCTCGTGCCGCCCAAGGACAAGGCCGCGCTGACCGCGGCTTTGCAGCGTCTGATCGACGATCCCGACCTGCGCAGGCGCATGGGAGAAGCCGGCCGGCGCATGATCCGGGAAGAGGGCGTGTTCTCGCCCGAGCGCCTGGCCGAACGGACGGAAGCCATCTACCGCAAATGGCTGGCGGAGCGACGCCGATGAAGCAAGCGCACAATGTCCCGGTGCTCATGTACCACCACGTCACGCCGGCGGGTGGCATGATCGCCGCCACGCCGGCGCACTTCGAAAGCCAGATTGCGTGGCTGGCGCGCGCAGGCTATACCGCCTTGACGGCGGACCGCTTCGCCGCGCACCTGGCGGGCGATCCGGCGCCGGAAAAGTCAGTACTCATTACCTTTGACGACGGTTATCTGGACAACTGGGTTCACGCGCATCCCATCCTGCAGCGTTACGGCATGCATGCGGTGATGTTCATTGTGACGGGTTGGATCGGCAGCGGCCCAGCGCGGGCCCATGCCGGTCAGGCCGGCGCACCGGCGGCGCCCGACCACGCGGCCTGCAAGGCGGCGATTTCCGGCGGCCGCGCGGACGAAGTCATGGCGCGCTGGAGCGAAATCGAGGCCATGCAAGCCGCCGGCACGTTCGAGTTCCACAGCCATACCCACACGCACACGCGCTGGGACAAGACCTGCGGCAGCGATGTGGCGCAAAAGCGCGAGCGCATCGCCGAAGAACTCGACAGCTCTCGCGCGACGCTCGCCATGCGCCTGGGCAGGTCCAGCCCGCACCTGTGCTGGCCGCAGGGCTATTTCGACGATGACTACCTGCAGGCCGGCCGCCAGGCGGGATTCCGCTATTTCTATACCACCGACGCGCTTGGCCAGAACACCGTGGGCGCCGACCCCGAGCATATCTACCGGTTCGCGGTCCGCAATCAGCCGGGACGCTGGCTGGCGCGCCGGCTCTGGCTGGGCGGGCATCCCTTCTGGGGGCCGCGCTATCACGCCTGGAAGGCATGGAAACGCCGCCTGAGGGGACGCGCATGAAGCTGTCGGTCATCGTCATCACGAAGAACGAAGCGGCCAACATTGTGGCCTGCCTGGATTCCGTGGCCTTTGCCGATGAGTTCATCGTGGTGGATTCCGGCAGCACGGACAACACGATAGAGCTGGCGCGGGCCATGGGCGCGACCGTGGAGCAAACGCACGACTGGCCCGGCTTCGGCCCGCAAAAGAACCGGGCGCTGAATCTTGCGCAAGGCGAATGGGTGCTTTCCATCGATGCCGATGAGCGGGTCACGCCCGAGCTGGCCAAGGCCATTCAGGACGCCATCGCCGCGCCGGCCTCCGACGCCTATGAGATTGCGCGGCTATCGGATTTCTGCGGCCGTTTCATCCGGCACAGCGGATGGTGGCCGGATTACGTGGTGCGTCTGTTCCGTCGCGACCGCGCCCGGTTCAGCGATGCGGCGGTGCACGAGAAGGTCGTTCCCGCGCCTGGCAGCCGCATCGGCCGCCTGCCGGGCCACTTCGTGCACTATCCGTATCCCAACCTGGATGCGCTGGTGAACAAGGTCAACCGCTACTCCTCGGATGCCGCCGCCATGATGCATGCGCGCGGCAAACGCACCGGCATCTGGGGCGCCCTGGGCCATGGGTTCTGGACCTTCGTGCGCATTTACCTGATCCGCCGGGGATTCCTGGATGGCCGCCATGGACTGGTGCTGGCGGTCACGGCGGCGGCGGGCAGTTTTTTCCGTTATGCGAAGCTGATGTTCCTGACCGAAAACGCGCGCCGCGACGGCGCTCCCCGCCCTTGAAGATCCTGTACACGAACTTCCATCCCCGCAACGGCGGCGGACACGTTACCTACATCATGAATCTGGCGCGCGGGCTGGGCGGTGCGCATGCGATTACGGTCGCCACCCCGGGCACCAGCCGCCTGTACCGCTATGCGGGCGAACTGCCTGGCGTGCGGACGGTCGATATGCGTTTCCGCTCACGCGCGTCGGCCCTGCTGAGCGAGCCGTCCAGGCTGCGCAGGCTGATCGTCGAACAAGGCTTCGATCTGATTCACGTCAACGGATCGGCCGACCATCGCCTCGTCATGCTCGCCACCTTGGGCATGCGGCGTCCGCCCATCGTGTTCACCAAGCACAACGATCTTCGGCTCGATACCATCGGCCATCGCATGCGGGCGCGCCTGGCGACGGACCAGGTGATCGCCGTCAGCGAGTTCGTCGCCGGCCTGCTGCGACGGTCGGCATATGGACGCTTGCCGATCACGACCGTGTATCACGGCATCGATACGGATTATTTTTCGCCGCCTTCCGAGGCCCTGCGGCCGGCGCTGCGCGAGAAATACTTCGGACCGACCGCCCCGGGCAAGATCCTGCTCGGCAGCGCCGGCGGCACCGACTACGAGAAGGGCTGGCTGGATCTGCTGGCCGGCCTGGCGCTGCTCGATCCCGCGGAGCGGCAGCGCTTCCGCGTCCTGGTCGCCGGGGACCCGCCCACCGAGGAAAAAATGGCGCGTGTGCGCGAACTTGGGCTGCAGGACCAGGTGGTTTTCCCGGGGCTTCTGGACGACGTGCGCCCGGCGCTTGCGGCGTGCGACGTGGGCTTCGTCCTGTCGTATCGGGAAGCGCTGTCATTTGCGTGCCGCGAGGTGATGTCGCTCGGTCTGCCGGCGCTGGTCTCCGATGCGGGCGGGTTGCCGGAAAACGTCCGCGATGGGCATGACGGCTGGATCGTGCCGGTGCGCAGTCCGCAGGCGATCGCCGGCGTGCTGCGCGGCATGCTGGCCGACCCGGGGCGGATCGCCGCCATGGGAGCGGCAGCGCGCGAGCGAAGCCTCCATGAATTCAACCTGTCGCGGTTCGTGTCTGCGACGCTGGCCGTCTACAGGCAGGCGCTTGGCCGCGCAGCCTGAATCGGGACAATCCCGCCACTGGCTTGGATAGAGGCCGGCGGCAGCGTCCGTCGGCAGGCTGCCGCCGGGAAGCGGCCTACACGCCCAGGTAGCGTTCCAATACCGTGGGCATCCTCGCCAGTCCGGGGCTGCTGTCCTGATGCGCCAGCACGCCTTTCTCCATGATGACGCAGCGATCGGTGTGGGCCAGCACCGCGCGGTAGTTGCGGTCCACGATCAGCGTCGATATACCGGAGCGGCGGATGTCGGCGATGACGCGCCACAATTCGGCCACGATCAGCGGCGCCAGTCCTTCGGTGGCCTCGTCCAGAATCAACAGGTCGGGGTTGGTCATCAGGGCCCTGCCGATGGCCAGCATCTGCTGCTCGCCGCCTGACAATTGCTGGCCCCCATGATGGGCACGTTCGCGCAGTCGCGGAAAGGTGTCCATGACG
The sequence above is a segment of the Bordetella genomosp. 9 genome. Coding sequences within it:
- a CDS encoding glycosyltransferase family 4 protein, which encodes MKPLRIVHSEAAVAFGGQEHRIFKEMIAMRARGHHMEAICQSRAQLVKRLTDEGFKVHQVDMDGVANYFKGIAKIRRILKAGRFDVLNTHSRRDTVIAAPAARMAGTPLIVRTRHLASKVGSMWSYTILPHRVTTVSDHVREYLITRGVPRDAVATLYSPIVPPPPIERSTLRDELGLSDTDIVVGCVAVMRPMKGHIDLIDAMVPLMQTRPNLHLVFVGSGSPTFERVQAYIAELGLQSRIHLMGTRRDVPNLLAGFDLFALATLQEASGTVYVEAQASGLPVVGTNVGGVSEMFRDGISGILVPPKDKAALTAALQRLIDDPDLRRRMGEAGRRMIREEGVFSPERLAERTEAIYRKWLAERRR
- a CDS encoding polysaccharide deacetylase family protein, which gives rise to MKQAHNVPVLMYHHVTPAGGMIAATPAHFESQIAWLARAGYTALTADRFAAHLAGDPAPEKSVLITFDDGYLDNWVHAHPILQRYGMHAVMFIVTGWIGSGPARAHAGQAGAPAAPDHAACKAAISGGRADEVMARWSEIEAMQAAGTFEFHSHTHTHTRWDKTCGSDVAQKRERIAEELDSSRATLAMRLGRSSPHLCWPQGYFDDDYLQAGRQAGFRYFYTTDALGQNTVGADPEHIYRFAVRNQPGRWLARRLWLGGHPFWGPRYHAWKAWKRRLRGRA
- a CDS encoding glycosyltransferase family 2 protein: MKLSVIVITKNEAANIVACLDSVAFADEFIVVDSGSTDNTIELARAMGATVEQTHDWPGFGPQKNRALNLAQGEWVLSIDADERVTPELAKAIQDAIAAPASDAYEIARLSDFCGRFIRHSGWWPDYVVRLFRRDRARFSDAAVHEKVVPAPGSRIGRLPGHFVHYPYPNLDALVNKVNRYSSDAAAMMHARGKRTGIWGALGHGFWTFVRIYLIRRGFLDGRHGLVLAVTAAAGSFFRYAKLMFLTENARRDGAPRP
- a CDS encoding glycosyltransferase; the encoded protein is MKILYTNFHPRNGGGHVTYIMNLARGLGGAHAITVATPGTSRLYRYAGELPGVRTVDMRFRSRASALLSEPSRLRRLIVEQGFDLIHVNGSADHRLVMLATLGMRRPPIVFTKHNDLRLDTIGHRMRARLATDQVIAVSEFVAGLLRRSAYGRLPITTVYHGIDTDYFSPPSEALRPALREKYFGPTAPGKILLGSAGGTDYEKGWLDLLAGLALLDPAERQRFRVLVAGDPPTEEKMARVRELGLQDQVVFPGLLDDVRPALAACDVGFVLSYREALSFACREVMSLGLPALVSDAGGLPENVRDGHDGWIVPVRSPQAIAGVLRGMLADPGRIAAMGAAARERSLHEFNLSRFVSATLAVYRQALGRAA
- a CDS encoding ABC transporter ATP-binding protein; amino-acid sequence: MPAWIEGEALHAHYGASHVLRGVDLHIGPGEAVGLLGRNGMGKTTLIRVLAGHLRCSAGRVRIAGGDRTHAPAHARARLGMAYVPEGRGIFPNLSVRENLLVAARAGASGRRDWDYARVMDTFPRLRERAHHGGQQLSGGEQQMLAIGRALMTNPDLLILDEATEGLAPLIVAELWRVIADIRRSGISTLIVDRNYRAVLAHTDRCVIMEKGVLAHQDSSPGLARMPTVLERYLGV